The Pseudomonas entomophila genome segment GTGGCGCTGAAGATGAGCTTCCACTACTGGCAGAACACCGGCAAACCCCAGAAGAAGCGCTTCGTCACCCTGACCAACAGCTACCATGGCGAAACCATCGCCGCCATGTCGGTGGGCGACGTGCCGCTGTTCACCGAGACTTACAAGGCCCTGCTGCTGGATACGATCAAGGTACCCAGCCCGGACTGCTACCTGCGCCCCGAAGGCATGGGCTGGGAGGAACACTCGCGGAACATGTTCGCTGCCATGGAACAGGCCCTGGCCGAACACCATGCCACCATCGCCGCAGTGATCGTCGAGCCGCTGATCCAGGGCGCCGGGGGCATGCGCATGTACCACCCGGTGTACCTCAAGCTGCTGCGCGAAGCCTGCGACCGCTACGACGTGCACCTGATCCACGACGAAATCGCCGTGGGCTTCGGCCGTACCGGGACCATGTTCGCCTGCGAGCAGGCCGGCATCCGCCCGGACTTCCTGTGCCTGTCCAAGGCCCTGACCGGGGGTTACCTGCCGCTGGCCGCCTGCCTGACCACCGACCAGGTGTACCAGGCGTTCTACGATGACTACCCGACCCTGCGCGCCTTCCTCCATTCGCACAGCTACACCGGCAACCCGCTGGCCTGCGCCGCGGCGTTGGCGACCCTGGACATCTTCGCCCAGGACAACGTGATCGAAGCCAACAAGGCTTTGTCGGCGCGCATGGCCAGCGCCACCGTGCACCTGGCCGATCACGCACATGTCGCCGAAGTGCGCCAGACCGGCATGGCCCTGGCCATCGAGATGGTCAAGGACAAGGCCGGCAAGGTCGCCTTCCCCTGGCAAGAGCGTCGTGGCCTGAAGGTGTTCGAGCACGCCCTGAGCCGTGGCGCGCTATTGCGCCCGTTGGGCAGTGTGGTGTATTTCCTGCCGCCTTACGTGATCACACCGGAGCAGATCGACTTCCTGGCCGACGTGGCCAGCGAAGGGATCGACATCGCCACCCGTGACAGTGTCAGCGTGGCGGTACCGGCCGATTTCCACCCCGATTTCCGCGATCCGGGCTAGGCCCCATTAGATTCGAGTAGAACCATGAGACTCTCCCGCTTCTTCATCGACGCCCCGCTTGGCCTCGGCGAGCACGAGCTCCCCGAAGCCCAGGCCCATTACATTGGTCGCGTGCTGCGCATGGCTTCCGGCGACGCCGTGCAGCTGTTCGACGGCAGCGGCCAGGAATACCTCGGCCAACTGCTCGAGGTGGGCAAGAAAACCGTGCGCGTCAGCCTCGACAAGGCCCTCCCCGGCCAGGCCGAATCGCCCCTGCACATCCATCTCGGCCAGGGCCTTTCTCGCGGCGAGCGCATGGACTGGGCAATCCAGAAAGCCACCGAACTAGGCGTCAACGAAATCACCCCGATCGTCAGCGAGCGCTGCGAAGTACGTCTGAAAGACGAGCGCGCCGACAAGCGCCTGGCCCACTGGCGCCAGGTGGCGATCAGCGCCTGCGAGCAGTGCGGGCGTTCGAGCGTGCCGGTCATCCACCCGCCGGTCACCCTGGCGGAATGGATCAAGGGCAGCGACGCCGACCTCAAGCTGGTCCTGCACCCGGTGGCGGCGCCGCTGACCAGCCATGAAAAGCCCGCCCGCCTGGCCTTCCTGATCGGCCCCGAAGGCGGCCTCAACGAGGCCGAGGTCGAGCAGGCCAAGGCTGCCGGCTTCCACGCCGCCCGCCTTGGCCCGCGCGTGCTGCGTACCGAGACCGCGCCGGTGGTGGCGCTG includes the following:
- a CDS encoding adenosylmethionine--8-amino-7-oxononanoate transaminase, producing MGLNDQWMQRDLKVLWHPCTQMKDHEQLPLIPIRRGEGVWLEDFEGKRYLDAVSSWWVNVFGHANPRINQRIKDQVDQLEHVILAGFSHQPVIELSERLVAMTPAGLDRVFYADNGSSCIEVALKMSFHYWQNTGKPQKKRFVTLTNSYHGETIAAMSVGDVPLFTETYKALLLDTIKVPSPDCYLRPEGMGWEEHSRNMFAAMEQALAEHHATIAAVIVEPLIQGAGGMRMYHPVYLKLLREACDRYDVHLIHDEIAVGFGRTGTMFACEQAGIRPDFLCLSKALTGGYLPLAACLTTDQVYQAFYDDYPTLRAFLHSHSYTGNPLACAAALATLDIFAQDNVIEANKALSARMASATVHLADHAHVAEVRQTGMALAIEMVKDKAGKVAFPWQERRGLKVFEHALSRGALLRPLGSVVYFLPPYVITPEQIDFLADVASEGIDIATRDSVSVAVPADFHPDFRDPG
- a CDS encoding 16S rRNA (uracil(1498)-N(3))-methyltransferase, which translates into the protein MRLSRFFIDAPLGLGEHELPEAQAHYIGRVLRMASGDAVQLFDGSGQEYLGQLLEVGKKTVRVSLDKALPGQAESPLHIHLGQGLSRGERMDWAIQKATELGVNEITPIVSERCEVRLKDERADKRLAHWRQVAISACEQCGRSSVPVIHPPVTLAEWIKGSDADLKLVLHPVAAPLTSHEKPARLAFLIGPEGGLNEAEVEQAKAAGFHAARLGPRVLRTETAPVVALSVAQQLWGDF